CTTCGCGTGAGGGTGTGGGGGCTGGGGCACCGGGTGCTGGGTGCTGGAGTGCTGGGTGCCCTGGCGCCGGGTGCTGGGTGCCCTGGCGCCGGGTGCCGTGAGTCGCCGTTCAGGCCTGCCGCGACGCCAGTTCGATCACCGTGATGTCCGAGGGGGCGCCCACGCGCGTGGGCGGGCCCCAGGCGCCGGCGCCGCGGCTGACGTAGAGCTGGGTGTCGCCGTAGCGCTCGAGACCGGCGACCGTCGGGTTCGCGGCCTCGGCGATGAGGTTGCCGGGCCAGAGCTGGCCGCCGTGGGTGTGGCCGGAGAGCTGGAGGTCGACGCCGTGGTCGACCGCGTCGTGGATCTGGACCGGCTGGTGGGCGAGGAGCACGCACGCGCGTGCCGTGTCCCGGTCGCCGAGCGCCCTGGCGAAGTCGGGGCCCTGGCCCTCGCTCTCGCCCGCGATGTCGTTGACACCGGCGAGGTCGAACCACGGCAGTTCCGTACGGTCGTTCTCCAGCGGGCGCAGGCCGAGCCGCCGTACCTCCTCGACCCACTGCTCGGCGCCGGAGAAGTACTCGTGGTTGCCGGTGACGAAGTACGAGCCGTGCCGTGCCCGGAGTCCGGCGAGGGGGGCGGCCGCCGGGCCCAGGTCCTTCACACTGCCGTCGACCAGGTCGCCGACGACCGCGATCAGGTCGGGCTGGGTGGAGTTGATGGTGTCGACGACCTTCTGGGCGAAGCCGCGTCCCAGCACCGGGCTCAGGTGGATGTCGCTGACCACCGCGATCCGGTAACCCTGCGCCCCGCGCGGGAGCTTCGCCAGCGGCACGGTGACGCGCTTGACGCCGGGGCCGCGCAGGACGCCGTAGGTGCCGTAACCGACGGTCCCGACGGCGGCCGCGGCGGCGGCTCCGGCGACGATGCGGGAGACGAAGAGGCGGCGGGTGGGGGTGGGGGTTTCGGGGGTTCCGGGGGTTCCGGGGTTGCCGGGGGTTCCGGGGTTGCCGGACGAGGTGGCGAGGGGGTTTTCGGACGTGGTGGTGACCGAGGTGGTCGCGGCGGGCTCCAGGGGGCCCGATCCGGTCGGACGGGGCTCCTCGGGTGCCGGTGCCGCCGGGCCGCCCTTACGCGGTCCCTGAGGCGGCCTCAGGCCCTCTCCGTCGGTCTTGCGCTGCTCCTCGGCCTCCCGCCGCTCCTGGGCGGGCGCTCCCGCGGGCACCGGCTCCGGATGCGGTACGGCGGCCGGGGCGGGCTCGCGGCGCCTGTCCCGGCGTTCGAGGAGACGTGCCAGCAGGGGTCGTACGACCTCTCCCGCCACGACCGCGAGCAGCAGGTAGATCGACAGCGCCAGCCAGAGGAAGCCGGGCCACGCGAGCACGCGCTGGAGCCAGAAGGGGGCGCCGGCGCGCTCCGCGACCAGGGCACCGATCGCCAGCACCCAGCCGCCGCCGATGACCGCCGCGCCCACCCGGCGGGCCCGGCCGGGGCCGCCGGTGGTGTCGCGGAACAGGCGGCGCCACAGGTACCAGTTGGCCGTCACCAGGACGGTCAGCGCGAGCAGCGCGAAGACGATGATCACGCTGTGTCAACTCTCGGGGGTCGGCTGTGAGTTCCCACGCAGTGCGCGCAGTCCACGCAACCCGATGAGCCCGACGACCGTCCCCAGTACGAAGGAGACGACGGCCAGCAGCAGGTGCACCCAGAAGTACCCCGTCGGGTCACCCGCGTCGTCGAAGGCCAGCCCGCTGGCGTCCTTGACGAGGTTCTTGACGAAAGTGATCCAGATGATCCAGCTCCACACCCCGAAGGCGAGCAGGAACCAGGAGACGGGGCGGCTGAGCTTCATGAGTCCAGTATCGCGGCCCCATGTCCGGTTCGGCGTCCGGGGTGGGGAGGGCGGTGGGACTTCACGCTCCGCGCCATGTACGTTCCTGAACGTGTCCGCTCCCCAGAAGAAGACCATCGGGCGATCCCTGCTGGTCACCTCCGCCGCCGCCCTGTCGTCCCTCGCGCTGACCGCGCCCGTCGCGCTCGCGGCTCCCAGCCCTTCGCCGAGCAGTCCTTCGCCGAGCGGTGCCTCGTCCTCGCCGAGTGCCAGTCCCTCGGTCACTCCCCCGGCGAAGATGTCGACCGTGGGCGGCGCGCGGCTCGGCCGGGCGGGCACGCAGGTCAATCTGGCGAGCGGGGTCCCGGTGCTGCCCAAGGACATCACCGCGCGCTCCTGGATCGTCACGGACGCCGAGTCGGGCGATGTGCTCGCCGCCCACAACGCGCACTGGCGGCTGCCTCCGGCGAGCACCATGAAGATGCTCTTCGCGGACACCGTGCTGCCGAAGTTCGCCAAGACCGAGAAGCACAAGGTCGTCCCCTCCGACCTCGCGGGCATCGGCGCCGGCTCCAGCATGGTCGGGATAAAGGAGGGCGAGACGTACACGGTCCACGACCTGTGGCTCGGCGTCTTCCTTCGCTCCGGCAACGACGCCGTGCACGTCCTGTCGGCGATGAACAGGGGCGTCGCCAAGACCGTCGCCGAGATGAACGAGCACGCCGAGGAGCTCCAGGCCCTCGACACGCACGTGGTCAGCCCCGACGGCTACGACGCTCCCGGCCAGGTCTCCTCCGCCTACGACCTGACCCTCTTCGCCCGCTCAGGACTGCAGAAGAAGGACTTCCGCGAGTACTGCTCGACGGTCACCGCGAAGTTCCCCGGCGCGACGACGAAGAACAAGAAGGGCAAGACCGTACGTAAGCCCTTCGAGATCCAGAACACCAACCGGCTACTGAGCGGCGACTACGACATCGCGCAGTACCAGGGCATCGCAGGTGTGAAGAACGGCAACACCACCAACGCGGGCGCCACCTTCACCGGCGTGGCCGAGCGCAATGGCAGGGTGCTGCTCGTCACGGTCATGAACCCGTCCAAGGAAGAACACAACGAGGTCTACAAGGAGACCGCGAAGCTCTTCGACTGGGGCTTCAAAGCGGCCGGCAAGGTGGAGCCGGTGGGTGAGCTGGTGCCGCCGAAGGGCGCGCAGTCCGGCACCCAGCCGGGGACCTCGGGCGAGGCCGGGGGCGGGTCCGGTGGCTCGGACAGCTCGGGTGACTCCGGGGCCTCGGCCAAGCCCGTCGCGTCCGCGACGACCGACGGCGGCTCCGGAGGCGTGTGGACGGCCGTCGCGATCACCGGCGGGCTGCTGGTGCTGCTCGCGGCCGGCGCGTTCCTCGTCAACCGCCGCTGGCCGCTGCCCGATTTGGTACGTCGCCGCTCTTCTCGTCCTTGAGCTGCGGGGTCTTGCGGTCCTGGTCGTCCCGGTCCTGGTTGTTGCGGTCCTCGTCGTTGCGCGCCTGGTCGTTGAGGTTGCTGTTTTCGAGCTCCTGGTCTTTGAGGTCACCGCTTTCGAGCTCCTGCTCTTTGCTGCCTGTCGCCGTCCATGCGGCGCAGAACAGCACCAGCTTGGACGTGAAGTTGATCCACAGCAGCAGGGCGACGGGGACACCGAAAGCGCCGTACATGCTCTTCGTCGCCACGCCCTGCATGTAGCCGCTCAGCAGCAGCTTCAGCAGCTCAAAGCCGACCGCGCCGGTCAGCGCGGCGACGACCAGCCGGCGGCGGGCCGGTTCGACGCCGGGCAGCAGCGTCAGGACGTACAGCAGGAGCAGGAAGTCGGCCAGTACGGCGACGAGGAAGGCGGCGGCTTGCAGGAGCAGGCTCCCCCAGCCCTCGCGGTCGATGCCGAGCTGGTCGGTGATCCAGCCGACCATCGCGGAGGCGATCGTGGAGATGGCGATCGTGACCAGGACCGCGCCGCCGAGCCCGACCAGGATG
Above is a window of Streptomyces griseorubiginosus DNA encoding:
- a CDS encoding metallophosphoesterase, with protein sequence MIIVFALLALTVLVTANWYLWRRLFRDTTGGPGRARRVGAAVIGGGWVLAIGALVAERAGAPFWLQRVLAWPGFLWLALSIYLLLAVVAGEVVRPLLARLLERRDRRREPAPAAVPHPEPVPAGAPAQERREAEEQRKTDGEGLRPPQGPRKGGPAAPAPEEPRPTGSGPLEPAATTSVTTTSENPLATSSGNPGTPGNPGTPGTPETPTPTRRLFVSRIVAGAAAAAAVGTVGYGTYGVLRGPGVKRVTVPLAKLPRGAQGYRIAVVSDIHLSPVLGRGFAQKVVDTINSTQPDLIAVVGDLVDGSVKDLGPAAAPLAGLRARHGSYFVTGNHEYFSGAEQWVEEVRRLGLRPLENDRTELPWFDLAGVNDIAGESEGQGPDFARALGDRDTARACVLLAHQPVQIHDAVDHGVDLQLSGHTHGGQLWPGNLIAEAANPTVAGLERYGDTQLYVSRGAGAWGPPTRVGAPSDITVIELASRQA
- a CDS encoding SCO4848 family membrane protein, which encodes MKLSRPVSWFLLAFGVWSWIIWITFVKNLVKDASGLAFDDAGDPTGYFWVHLLLAVVSFVLGTVVGLIGLRGLRALRGNSQPTPES
- a CDS encoding D-alanyl-D-alanine carboxypeptidase, producing the protein MSAPQKKTIGRSLLVTSAAALSSLALTAPVALAAPSPSPSSPSPSGASSSPSASPSVTPPAKMSTVGGARLGRAGTQVNLASGVPVLPKDITARSWIVTDAESGDVLAAHNAHWRLPPASTMKMLFADTVLPKFAKTEKHKVVPSDLAGIGAGSSMVGIKEGETYTVHDLWLGVFLRSGNDAVHVLSAMNRGVAKTVAEMNEHAEELQALDTHVVSPDGYDAPGQVSSAYDLTLFARSGLQKKDFREYCSTVTAKFPGATTKNKKGKTVRKPFEIQNTNRLLSGDYDIAQYQGIAGVKNGNTTNAGATFTGVAERNGRVLLVTVMNPSKEEHNEVYKETAKLFDWGFKAAGKVEPVGELVPPKGAQSGTQPGTSGEAGGGSGGSDSSGDSGASAKPVASATTDGGSGGVWTAVAITGGLLVLLAAGAFLVNRRWPLPDLVRRRSSRP
- a CDS encoding YihY/virulence factor BrkB family protein — encoded protein: MDWLKRLPVVGPLWVRLTATHAWRSYERLDRVKWTRLAAAMTFTSFVALFPLLTVAAAIAAATLSTEQQNELQDKIADQVPGISDQLDVGALVQNAGTVGLIAGAVLLFTGIGWAGSMRECLRAVWELPDEDENVILRKGKDFGILVGLGGAVLVTIAISTIASAMVGWITDQLGIDREGWGSLLLQAAAFLVAVLADFLLLLYVLTLLPGVEPARRRLVVAALTGAVGFELLKLLLSGYMQGVATKSMYGAFGVPVALLLWINFTSKLVLFCAAWTATGSKEQELESGDLKDQELENSNLNDQARNDEDRNNQDRDDQDRKTPQLKDEKSGDVPNRAAASGG